One part of the Nymphaea colorata isolate Beijing-Zhang1983 chromosome 8, ASM883128v2, whole genome shotgun sequence genome encodes these proteins:
- the LOC116258416 gene encoding pentatricopeptide repeat-containing protein At2g33760-like yields MDPISRAYSLAHRSLVRAGPHLKHLYQVHAHMVVTGQHRSTTLLTKLLTLSCMAGCTSAYAHQLFVSVPCKDAFLYTTVIRAMAKSNLPEDALHSYSLMLGSGLAPSSFTLTASIKACADLAMLFVGRAVHSHAVTRGFRSDRFVQAALVAMYGKCGDLITARQVFDEMPEKSVIAWNAMIAGYEQNGLAAEAVVIYDNMEQARVEPDPATMVSVLSACSQLGALDLGERLHDLILKKGIAISLTLGTALIDMYARCGRVHKARAVFDKMQQKNVVAWTAMIAGYGMHGFGLEAVQVFSEMRISETRPNDVTFIAVLSACAHAGLVSHGLDAFKCMQKDYYLKPRAEHQVCMVDMLGRAGHLEEAVQFINTDIQGEVPAAVWTAMLGACKMHNKLELGEEVAEHLLQAEPNNSGHYVLLSNLYAAAGRTDKVEIVRSMMKSRGLKKQPGYSLIEIGNQAHLFCMGDRIHPETMEIHAEMEVLMWKLREVGYIPETDSVLHELEEEEREVAVMFHSEKLAVVYGLMKTSHEKPIRILKNLRMCSDCHTAMKFVSVISEREITIRDKHRFHHFKQGLCSCRDYW; encoded by the coding sequence ATGGATCCGATTTCCAGAGCCTACTCCTTAGCGCACCGATCCCTAGTTAGGGCTGGCCCTCACCTAAAACATCTGTACCAAGTCCATGCACACATGGTTGTTACTGGTCAGCACAGGAGCACCACACTGCTTACCAAGCTGCTCACGCTTAGCTGCATGGCGGGCTGCACCTCAGCCTATGCCCATCAACTCTTTGTTTCTGTACCCTGCAAGGATGCATTTCTATATACAACAGTTATTCGCGCCATGGCAAAGTCCAACCTCCCTGAGGATGCCCTTCATTCCTACTCCCTCATGCTCGGCTCTGGATTGGCACCCTCCTCTTTCACTTTGACGGCCTCCATCAAGGCTTGTGCAGATCTGGCCATGCTCTTTGTTGGTCGTGCTGTTCATTCTCATGCTGTGACACGGGGTTTTAGATCAGATAGGTTTGTTCAGGCTGCTTTGGTTGCAATGTATGGTAAATGCGGTGATCTCATAACAGCGAGAcaagtgtttgatgaaatgcctgagAAAAGTGTGATTGCTTGGAATGCGATGATTGCTGGATATGAGCAAAACGGGCTTGCTGCAGAGGCTGTTGTCATCTACGATAACATGGAACAAGCCAGAGTGGAGCCCGACCCAGCCACCATGGTTAGTGTGCTCTCTGCATGCTCTCAACTGGGTGCTTTGGATCTGGGGGAGCGGTTGCATGATCTCATCTTGAAGAAAGGAATTGCGATCAGCCTGACCCTGGGCACTGCGTTGATTGACATGTATGCACGGTGTGGCCGTGTTCACAAGGCACGGGCAGTGTTTGATAAAATGCAGCAAAAAAATGTGGTTGCCTGGACGGCCATGATTGCAGGGTATGGAATGCATGGCTTTGGACTGGAAGCTGTACAGGTGTTCAGCGAGATGAGGATTTCAGAAACAAGGCCAAATGATGTAACATTCATTGCTGTGTTGTCTGCGTGTGCCCATGCGGGGTTGGTAAGCCATGGCCTGGATGCATTTAAATGCATGCAAAAGGATTACTACTTGAAACCAAGAGCTGAGCATCAGGTTTGCATGGTTGACATGCTTGGCCGAGCTGGGCATCTGGAAGAAGCAGTACAGTTCATTAATACAGACATACAAGGTGAAGTGCCAGCCGCAGTGTGGACAGCAATGCTTGGTGCATGCAAGATGCACAACAAGCTTGAACTAGGTGAAGAAGTTGCTGAGCATCTTCTCCAGGCAGAGCCCAATAATTCTGGACATTATGTGCTGCTATCCAACTTGTATGCAGCAGCAGGAAGAACGGACAAGGTGGAGATTGTGAGAAGTATGATGAAAAGCAGAGGACTAAAGAAGCAACCAGGATACAGCTTAATTGAAATTGGCAACCAAGCGCATCTGTTCTGCATGGGAGACAGGATACACCCAGAAACCATGGAGATACATGCAGAGATGGAGGTGTTGATGTGGAAGTTGAGAGAAGTAGGTTATATACCGGAAACAGATTCAGTCTTGCATGaattggaggaagaagaaagggaagttGCAGTAATGTTTCACAGTGAGAAGCTGGCTGTGGTATACGGTTTGATGAAGACCAGTCATGAAAAACCAATTAGGATACTTAAGAACCTCAGAATGTGCTCAGATTGTCATACAGCCATGAAGTTTGTATCAGTGATATCTGAAAGAGAAATAACTATAAGAGATAAGCACAGGTTCCACCATTTCAAGCAAGGACTATGTTCATGTAGAGACTATTGGTGA
- the LOC116259690 gene encoding transcription factor bHLH49-like isoform X1 gives MESSGKENFGSSKGNGDHLSYHTHSIPSEWRFSGDLSNSSFNFMPADTSIPVYRGAPVEPSSCPSVSMADSFCATIWDSHSHLSQNPSLKQAHCDDDHNPGNSGMRDMISASSSSRPAFDMGWNSLTCSSKCGDSFAQSAVGILPQGLSQFPADSGFIERAARFSCFSGGNFSDMMNPFGICESMPSYSKCATGIAETPVHLPSGSPQNNEMVASEVGKDVLVPGEQMNSGEDTTNKIEQKLANLLKSSVSGNTEDGKQRVGSSSNDSDGAEISGCGRDESLHLETAVNQPPSKGLSAKKKRKTAQDAEINQVNSSSSFAMDTGDDNLESKPNSEQPTQSNNSGKHNGKQPKDNSQSSDAPKEEYIHVRARRGQATNSHSLAERVRREKISERMKFLQDLVPGCSKVTGKAVMLDEIINYVQSLQRQVEFLSMKLATVNPRLDFSIEGLLSKDILQSHGAPSTAGYVHDMNMVHPNLQQMQQGLIQTATSGVPNVPDSLRRAISSHLTSINGYREPSSQIPNVWEDEFHNAVQMNFGASTPLSNQEMCGSKSSSLPPGHMKAEL, from the exons ATGGAATCCAGTGGCAAGGAAAATTTTGGGTCGAGcaagggaaatggtgatcattTAAGCTACCATACACACTCAATACCTTCAGAATGGAGATTTTCTGGTGATCTTTCGAATTCTTCATTCAACTTCATGCCTGCAGACACCTCCATTCCTGTGTATAGAGGAGCTCCAGTGGAGCCCTCTTCCTGCCCGTCTGTGTCCATGGCAGATTCCTTCTGTGCAACCATTTGGGATTCTCACAGCCATCTTAGTCAAAACCCATCACTCAAGCAAGCGCATTGCGATGATGATCACAACCCTGGCAACTCTGGTATGAGGGACATGATCTCTGCTTCGTCTTCCTCAAGACCCGCATTTGACATGGGATGGAATTCGTTGACTTGTTCATCGAAATGTGGGGACTCGTTCGCCCAAAGCGCTGTGGGAATTCTGCCTCAGGGCTTATCTCAATTTCCTGCTGATTCTGGTTTCATCGAGCGGGCGGCAAGGTTTTCCTGCTTCAGTGGGGGGAACTTTTCAGATATGATGAATCCTTTCGGTATTTGTGAATCTATGCCTTCTTACTCAAAATGTGCAACCGGAATTGCTGAAACACCTGTCCATCTGCCTTCTGGTTCGCCCCAGAATAATGAAATGGTTGCATCTGAAGTTGGTAAAGATGTTTTAGTCCCAGGGGAACAAATGAACAGTGGCGAGGATACCACAAACAAGATAGAGCAGAAATTAGCCAACTTGTTGAAGTCTTCTGTCTCAGGAAACACGGAAGATGGAAAACAAAGAGTCGGATCGTCGAGCAATGATTCTGATGGTGCAGAAATTAGTGGTTGTGGACGGGATGAATCATTGCATTTGGAAACTGCTGTAAACCAACCACCATCAAAAGGCCTCAGtgcaaaaaagaagaggaagactgCGCAG GATGCTGAAATCAACCAAGTTAATAGTTCTTCATCATTTGCAATGGATACTGGAGATGACAATCTTGAAAGCAAACCAAATAGTGAGCAGCCTACTCAAAGCAATAACTCGGGCAAGCATAATGGAAAACAACCAAAAGATAATTCCCAGAGTTCAGATGCACCAAAGGAAGAATACATCCATGTCCGTGCTAGGCGAGGCCAGGCTACCAACAGTCACAGTCTTGCAGAGAGG GTGAGGAGAGAAAAGATCAGTGAGCGCATGAAGTTTCTTCAAGACCTTGTTCCTGGGTGCAGTAAG GTAACAGGGAAGGCAGTTATGCTTGATGAAATTATTAACTACGTGCAGTCATTGCAGCGACAAGTTGAG tttctttcaatGAAGCTTGCAACTGTCAATCCGCGGCTGGATTTCAGTATAGAGGGGCTTCTGTCAAAGGAT ATTCTTCAGTCGCACGGTGCTCCTTCAACTGCTGGTTATGTGCATGACATGAATATGGTTCATCCCAACCTCCAACAAATGCAGCAAGGGCTGATTCAAACTGCCACATCCGGAGTCCCAAATGTACCCGATTCATTGAGGAGAGCTATTAGTTCTCATTTAACTTCCATTAATGGATACAGAGAACCATCATCTCAG ATTCCAAATGTCTGGGAAGATGAATTCCATAATGCTGTTCAGATGAATTTTGGTGCTAGCACCCCCCTCAGCAATCAGGAGATGTGTGGTAGTAAGTCAA GTTCATTGCCTCCAGGTCATATGAAAGCTGAGCTTTAG
- the LOC116259690 gene encoding transcription factor bHLH49-like isoform X2 — protein sequence MESSGKENFGSSKGNGDHLSYHTHSIPSEWRFSGDLSNSSFNFMPADTSIPVYRGAPVEPSSCPSVSMADSFCATIWDSHSHLSQNPSLKQAHCDDDHNPGNSGMRDMISASSSSRPAFDMGWNSLTCSSKCGDSFAQSAVGILPQGLSQFPADSGFIERAARFSCFSGGNFSDMMNPFGICESMPSYSKCATGIAETPVHLPSGSPQNNEMVASEVGKDVLVPGEQMNSGEDTTNKIEQKLANLLKSSVSGNTEDGKQRVGSSSNDSDGAEISGCGRDESLHLETAVNQPPSKGLSAKKKRKTAQDAEINQVNSSSSFAMDTGDDNLESKPNSEQPTQSNNSGKHNGKQPKDNSQSSDAPKEEYIHVRARRGQATNSHSLAERVRREKISERMKFLQDLVPGCSKVTGKAVMLDEIINYVQSLQRQVEFLSMKLATVNPRLDFSIEGLLSKDILQSHGAPSTAGYVHDMNMVHPNLQQMQQGLIQTATSGVPNVPDSLRRAISSHLTSINGYREPSSQIPNVWEDEFHNAVQMNFGASTPLSNQEMCGSKSSGPTFPQDLF from the exons ATGGAATCCAGTGGCAAGGAAAATTTTGGGTCGAGcaagggaaatggtgatcattTAAGCTACCATACACACTCAATACCTTCAGAATGGAGATTTTCTGGTGATCTTTCGAATTCTTCATTCAACTTCATGCCTGCAGACACCTCCATTCCTGTGTATAGAGGAGCTCCAGTGGAGCCCTCTTCCTGCCCGTCTGTGTCCATGGCAGATTCCTTCTGTGCAACCATTTGGGATTCTCACAGCCATCTTAGTCAAAACCCATCACTCAAGCAAGCGCATTGCGATGATGATCACAACCCTGGCAACTCTGGTATGAGGGACATGATCTCTGCTTCGTCTTCCTCAAGACCCGCATTTGACATGGGATGGAATTCGTTGACTTGTTCATCGAAATGTGGGGACTCGTTCGCCCAAAGCGCTGTGGGAATTCTGCCTCAGGGCTTATCTCAATTTCCTGCTGATTCTGGTTTCATCGAGCGGGCGGCAAGGTTTTCCTGCTTCAGTGGGGGGAACTTTTCAGATATGATGAATCCTTTCGGTATTTGTGAATCTATGCCTTCTTACTCAAAATGTGCAACCGGAATTGCTGAAACACCTGTCCATCTGCCTTCTGGTTCGCCCCAGAATAATGAAATGGTTGCATCTGAAGTTGGTAAAGATGTTTTAGTCCCAGGGGAACAAATGAACAGTGGCGAGGATACCACAAACAAGATAGAGCAGAAATTAGCCAACTTGTTGAAGTCTTCTGTCTCAGGAAACACGGAAGATGGAAAACAAAGAGTCGGATCGTCGAGCAATGATTCTGATGGTGCAGAAATTAGTGGTTGTGGACGGGATGAATCATTGCATTTGGAAACTGCTGTAAACCAACCACCATCAAAAGGCCTCAGtgcaaaaaagaagaggaagactgCGCAG GATGCTGAAATCAACCAAGTTAATAGTTCTTCATCATTTGCAATGGATACTGGAGATGACAATCTTGAAAGCAAACCAAATAGTGAGCAGCCTACTCAAAGCAATAACTCGGGCAAGCATAATGGAAAACAACCAAAAGATAATTCCCAGAGTTCAGATGCACCAAAGGAAGAATACATCCATGTCCGTGCTAGGCGAGGCCAGGCTACCAACAGTCACAGTCTTGCAGAGAGG GTGAGGAGAGAAAAGATCAGTGAGCGCATGAAGTTTCTTCAAGACCTTGTTCCTGGGTGCAGTAAG GTAACAGGGAAGGCAGTTATGCTTGATGAAATTATTAACTACGTGCAGTCATTGCAGCGACAAGTTGAG tttctttcaatGAAGCTTGCAACTGTCAATCCGCGGCTGGATTTCAGTATAGAGGGGCTTCTGTCAAAGGAT ATTCTTCAGTCGCACGGTGCTCCTTCAACTGCTGGTTATGTGCATGACATGAATATGGTTCATCCCAACCTCCAACAAATGCAGCAAGGGCTGATTCAAACTGCCACATCCGGAGTCCCAAATGTACCCGATTCATTGAGGAGAGCTATTAGTTCTCATTTAACTTCCATTAATGGATACAGAGAACCATCATCTCAG ATTCCAAATGTCTGGGAAGATGAATTCCATAATGCTGTTCAGATGAATTTTGGTGCTAGCACCCCCCTCAGCAATCAGGAGATGTGTGGTAGTAAGTCAAGTGGGCCAACATTTCCTCAAGACCTCTTTTAA
- the LOC116259690 gene encoding transcription factor bHLH49-like isoform X4, whose product MESSGKENFGSSKGNGDHLSYHTHSIPSEWRFSGDLSNSSFNFMPADTSIPVYRGAPVEPSSCPSVSMADSFCATIWDSHSHLSQNPSLKQAHCDDDHNPGNSGMRDMISASSSSRPAFDMGWNSLTCSSKCGDSFAQSAVGILPQGLSQFPADSGFIERAARFSCFSGGNFSDMMNPFGICESMPSYSKCATGIAETPVHLPSGSPQNNEMVASEVGKDVLVPGEQMNSGEDTTNKIEQKLANLLKSSVSGNTEDGKQRVGSSSNDSDGAEISGCGRDESLHLETAVNQPPSKGLSAKKKRKTAQDAEINQVNSSSSFAMDTGDDNLESKPNSEQPTQSNNSGKHNGKQPKDNSQSSDAPKEEYIHVRARRGQATNSHSLAERVRREKISERMKFLQDLVPGCSKVTGKAVMLDEIINYVQSLQRQVEFLSMKLATVNPRLDFSIEGLLSKDILQSHGAPSTAGYVHDMNMVHPNLQQMQQGLIQTATSGVPNVPDSLRRAISSHLTSINGYREPSSQVHCLQVI is encoded by the exons ATGGAATCCAGTGGCAAGGAAAATTTTGGGTCGAGcaagggaaatggtgatcattTAAGCTACCATACACACTCAATACCTTCAGAATGGAGATTTTCTGGTGATCTTTCGAATTCTTCATTCAACTTCATGCCTGCAGACACCTCCATTCCTGTGTATAGAGGAGCTCCAGTGGAGCCCTCTTCCTGCCCGTCTGTGTCCATGGCAGATTCCTTCTGTGCAACCATTTGGGATTCTCACAGCCATCTTAGTCAAAACCCATCACTCAAGCAAGCGCATTGCGATGATGATCACAACCCTGGCAACTCTGGTATGAGGGACATGATCTCTGCTTCGTCTTCCTCAAGACCCGCATTTGACATGGGATGGAATTCGTTGACTTGTTCATCGAAATGTGGGGACTCGTTCGCCCAAAGCGCTGTGGGAATTCTGCCTCAGGGCTTATCTCAATTTCCTGCTGATTCTGGTTTCATCGAGCGGGCGGCAAGGTTTTCCTGCTTCAGTGGGGGGAACTTTTCAGATATGATGAATCCTTTCGGTATTTGTGAATCTATGCCTTCTTACTCAAAATGTGCAACCGGAATTGCTGAAACACCTGTCCATCTGCCTTCTGGTTCGCCCCAGAATAATGAAATGGTTGCATCTGAAGTTGGTAAAGATGTTTTAGTCCCAGGGGAACAAATGAACAGTGGCGAGGATACCACAAACAAGATAGAGCAGAAATTAGCCAACTTGTTGAAGTCTTCTGTCTCAGGAAACACGGAAGATGGAAAACAAAGAGTCGGATCGTCGAGCAATGATTCTGATGGTGCAGAAATTAGTGGTTGTGGACGGGATGAATCATTGCATTTGGAAACTGCTGTAAACCAACCACCATCAAAAGGCCTCAGtgcaaaaaagaagaggaagactgCGCAG GATGCTGAAATCAACCAAGTTAATAGTTCTTCATCATTTGCAATGGATACTGGAGATGACAATCTTGAAAGCAAACCAAATAGTGAGCAGCCTACTCAAAGCAATAACTCGGGCAAGCATAATGGAAAACAACCAAAAGATAATTCCCAGAGTTCAGATGCACCAAAGGAAGAATACATCCATGTCCGTGCTAGGCGAGGCCAGGCTACCAACAGTCACAGTCTTGCAGAGAGG GTGAGGAGAGAAAAGATCAGTGAGCGCATGAAGTTTCTTCAAGACCTTGTTCCTGGGTGCAGTAAG GTAACAGGGAAGGCAGTTATGCTTGATGAAATTATTAACTACGTGCAGTCATTGCAGCGACAAGTTGAG tttctttcaatGAAGCTTGCAACTGTCAATCCGCGGCTGGATTTCAGTATAGAGGGGCTTCTGTCAAAGGAT ATTCTTCAGTCGCACGGTGCTCCTTCAACTGCTGGTTATGTGCATGACATGAATATGGTTCATCCCAACCTCCAACAAATGCAGCAAGGGCTGATTCAAACTGCCACATCCGGAGTCCCAAATGTACCCGATTCATTGAGGAGAGCTATTAGTTCTCATTTAACTTCCATTAATGGATACAGAGAACCATCATCTCAG GTTCATTGCCTCCAGGTCATATGA
- the LOC116259690 gene encoding transcription factor bHLH49-like isoform X3: protein MESSGKENFGSSKGNGDHLSYHTHSIPSEWRFSGDLSNSSFNFMPADTSIPVYRGAPVEPSSCPSVSMADSFCATIWDSHSHLSQNPSLKQAHCDDDHNPGNSGMRDMISASSSSRPAFDMGWNSLTCSSKCGDSFAQSAVGILPQGLSQFPADSGFIERAARFSCFSGGNFSDMMNPFGICESMPSYSKCATGIAETPVHLPSGSPQNNEMVASEVGKDVLVPGEQMNSGEDTTNKIEQKLANLLKSSVSGNTEDGKQRVGSSSNDSDGAEISGCGRDESLHLETAVNQPPSKGLSAKKKRKTAQDAEINQVNSSSSFAMDTGDDNLESKPNSEQPTQSNNSGKHNGKQPKDNSQSSDAPKEEYIHVRARRGQATNSHSLAERVRREKISERMKFLQDLVPGCSKVTGKAVMLDEIINYVQSLQRQVEFLSMKLATVNPRLDFSIEGLLSKDILQSHGAPSTAGYVHDMNMVHPNLQQMQQGLIQTATSGVPNVPDSLRRAISSHLTSINGYREPSSQIPNVWEDEFHNAVQMNFGASTPLSNQEMCGSSLPPGHMKAEL from the exons ATGGAATCCAGTGGCAAGGAAAATTTTGGGTCGAGcaagggaaatggtgatcattTAAGCTACCATACACACTCAATACCTTCAGAATGGAGATTTTCTGGTGATCTTTCGAATTCTTCATTCAACTTCATGCCTGCAGACACCTCCATTCCTGTGTATAGAGGAGCTCCAGTGGAGCCCTCTTCCTGCCCGTCTGTGTCCATGGCAGATTCCTTCTGTGCAACCATTTGGGATTCTCACAGCCATCTTAGTCAAAACCCATCACTCAAGCAAGCGCATTGCGATGATGATCACAACCCTGGCAACTCTGGTATGAGGGACATGATCTCTGCTTCGTCTTCCTCAAGACCCGCATTTGACATGGGATGGAATTCGTTGACTTGTTCATCGAAATGTGGGGACTCGTTCGCCCAAAGCGCTGTGGGAATTCTGCCTCAGGGCTTATCTCAATTTCCTGCTGATTCTGGTTTCATCGAGCGGGCGGCAAGGTTTTCCTGCTTCAGTGGGGGGAACTTTTCAGATATGATGAATCCTTTCGGTATTTGTGAATCTATGCCTTCTTACTCAAAATGTGCAACCGGAATTGCTGAAACACCTGTCCATCTGCCTTCTGGTTCGCCCCAGAATAATGAAATGGTTGCATCTGAAGTTGGTAAAGATGTTTTAGTCCCAGGGGAACAAATGAACAGTGGCGAGGATACCACAAACAAGATAGAGCAGAAATTAGCCAACTTGTTGAAGTCTTCTGTCTCAGGAAACACGGAAGATGGAAAACAAAGAGTCGGATCGTCGAGCAATGATTCTGATGGTGCAGAAATTAGTGGTTGTGGACGGGATGAATCATTGCATTTGGAAACTGCTGTAAACCAACCACCATCAAAAGGCCTCAGtgcaaaaaagaagaggaagactgCGCAG GATGCTGAAATCAACCAAGTTAATAGTTCTTCATCATTTGCAATGGATACTGGAGATGACAATCTTGAAAGCAAACCAAATAGTGAGCAGCCTACTCAAAGCAATAACTCGGGCAAGCATAATGGAAAACAACCAAAAGATAATTCCCAGAGTTCAGATGCACCAAAGGAAGAATACATCCATGTCCGTGCTAGGCGAGGCCAGGCTACCAACAGTCACAGTCTTGCAGAGAGG GTGAGGAGAGAAAAGATCAGTGAGCGCATGAAGTTTCTTCAAGACCTTGTTCCTGGGTGCAGTAAG GTAACAGGGAAGGCAGTTATGCTTGATGAAATTATTAACTACGTGCAGTCATTGCAGCGACAAGTTGAG tttctttcaatGAAGCTTGCAACTGTCAATCCGCGGCTGGATTTCAGTATAGAGGGGCTTCTGTCAAAGGAT ATTCTTCAGTCGCACGGTGCTCCTTCAACTGCTGGTTATGTGCATGACATGAATATGGTTCATCCCAACCTCCAACAAATGCAGCAAGGGCTGATTCAAACTGCCACATCCGGAGTCCCAAATGTACCCGATTCATTGAGGAGAGCTATTAGTTCTCATTTAACTTCCATTAATGGATACAGAGAACCATCATCTCAG ATTCCAAATGTCTGGGAAGATGAATTCCATAATGCTGTTCAGATGAATTTTGGTGCTAGCACCCCCCTCAGCAATCAGGAGATGTGTGGTA GTTCATTGCCTCCAGGTCATATGAAAGCTGAGCTTTAG